From a single Nicotiana tomentosiformis chromosome 2, ASM39032v3, whole genome shotgun sequence genomic region:
- the LOC138904929 gene encoding uncharacterized protein, producing the protein MRVNIACVQETRWVGSRAKDADGYKLWYSGVQKGGYGEVHGGFGFRKRNGGGTSLLDFAKAFGLVIANSNFPKRERHLVTFQNVVAKTQIDYLLLRRGNRGLCKDCKVIPGEILAMQHSLLVMDVNIMLNMRKMSTRGSPKIRWGALTKDKAQELEGRLSAMGAWMSSGDTSTMWSATTDCIREAAREVLGVSTGVSGGHKGDWWWNEVVQGKMEAKKAAYLKLVESIDEKERRAWMERYKTTRKEAKLAVTEAKTAAYGRMYEELGKKAGRRSYSGWPS; encoded by the exons AtgagggtcaatatagcgtgtgtccaggagactaggtgggtagggtcgagggcgaaAGACGCcgacgggtataaactttggtactcaggagtccagaaag GTGGTTATGGtgaggtgcatggaggcttcggttttaggaagaggaacggaggaggtacatcgttgttggacttcgctaaggcttttgggttggtgattgcgaactctaacTTTCCAAAGAGGGAgaggcatttggttacttttcaaaatgtggtggcgaagactcagattgactatctcctcctcaggagagGTAACAGAGGactgtgcaaggattgcaaggtgattccgggtgagatactcgcgatGCAACATAgtctcttggtgatggacgttaaTATTATGTTAAATATGAGGAAAATGTCTACTCGAGGAAGTCCGaaaatcaggtggggagccttaactaaggataaagcccaagagttggaggggcggttatcggctatgggagcttggatGAGCAGTGGTGACACGAGCACAATGTGGTCAGCGACAacagactgtattagggaggctgcgagagaggtgttaggagtctcgacgggcgtctctggtgggcataaaggagactggtggtggaatgaagtggttcaAGGTAAAATGGAAGCTAAGAAGGCGGCGTACCTAAAGTTAGTGGAGAGCATAGATGAGAAGGAGAGGCGAGCATGGATGGAGAGGTATAAGACaactaggaaggaggctaagctggcggtcacagaggctaagactgcggcttatggtcgtatgtatgAGGAACTGGGGAAAAAggcggggagaagaagttattccggctggccaagttga